The proteins below come from a single Papaver somniferum cultivar HN1 chromosome 11, ASM357369v1, whole genome shotgun sequence genomic window:
- the LOC113322521 gene encoding probable glutamate carboxypeptidase AMP1, whose product MAQPLHANASSSMVLSSASCTLVFVVFLCILGLYTLQNHSTTTTTSTQNHQNYQKDFLHFQEIFLTSSSNYTISSYLRELTQHPHIAGTQSSLETVEYVHKHFKDLNFETHTVNFEALLSYPVHSSLSLHFSNGTSKELSLTELGQLGKVVVPFHAYSPSGKTMAKMVFVNYGRIEDYNKLIDLGVNVSGCVVITRRGEVLSRAGIVERAAENGAVALLMYTEGGDGKTTRFNDGVERGTVMKGLGDPLSPGWGGIEGGEKLGVKDNQVMKRFPKIPSMPISVENAEMILEGLEGPKVPDEWKVTLKSKVGRVGPGPTLVNFTHQEEKKEATIHNVFAVIKGWEEPDRYVLLGNHRDAWTYGAVDPNSGTAALLDIARRYALLMRYGWVPRRTIILCSWDAEEFGMVGSTEWVEQNLVNLGSKAVTYLNVDCAVQGPGFFARATPQLDNLIIDVTKKIKDPDSEDMEVYQTWFARNSGIDIQRLGGVDSDYASFLQHAGVPSIDLYYGKDFPVYHTAFDSFDWMTTYGDPLFRRHVTVSGIWGLLALHLADDLILPFDYSAYATKLQDYAKTLENLLGSDLDLRPITSAIQEFTIAAKEVVSEAKELREQITSDDLLIMKRRSLNDKLMLAERGFLDPEGLQGREWFKHLVYGPPEDDESKLVIFPGIADAISRATRMPKEQEGKSAIQHEIWKVARAFRRAATALKGELF is encoded by the exons ATGGCTCAACCTCTGCACGCAAACGCTTCTTCAAGTATGGTTTTATCTTCAGCTTCGTGTACCCTAGTTTTTGTAGTCTTTCTTTGCATTTTGGGGTTATATACCTTACAAAATcactcaacaacaacaacaacttcaacacAAAACCATCAAAATTATCAAAAAGATTTCCTTCATTTTCAAGAAATTTTCTTAACTTCATCCAGCAATTATACCATTTCATCTTACCTGAGAGAACTAACCCAGCACCCACATATAGCAGGAACCCAATCTTCATTAGAAACAGTAGAATATGTTCATAAACATTTCAAAGACTTAAATTTTGAAACCCATACTGTAAATTTTGAGGCTTTACTATCTTACCCGGTACACTCTTCGCTATCATTGCATTTTAGTAATGGGACATCAAAGGAATTATCTTTAACAGAATTAGGTCAGTTAGGTAAAGTTGTAGTACCATTTCATGCTTATTCaccttctggtaaaacaatggctaaaatggtttttgttaattaTGGTAGAATTGAAGATTATAATAAACTTATTGATTTAGGGGTTAATGTTAGTGGGTGTGTTGTAATTACAAGAAGAGGGGAGGTTCTATCTAGAGCAGGGATTGTGGAAAGAGCTGCAGAGAATGGAGCAGTGGCTTTGTTGATGTATACAGAAGGCGGTGATGGGAAAACAACAAGGTTTAATGATGGTGTGGAGAGAGGTACCGTTATGAAAGGATTAGGAGATCCATTATCACCTGGTTGGGGTGGGATTGAAGGTGGTGAGAAATTAGGGGTAAAAGATAATCAAGTTATGAAAAGATTTCCTAAAATTCCATCTATGCCCATATCTGTTGAGAATGCTGAGATGATTTTAGAAGGCTTAGAGGGACCTAAGGTGCCTGATGAATGGAAGGTGACTCTAAAATCTAAGGTTGGAAGAGTTGGTCCAGGGCCAACTTTGGTCAACTTCACTCACCAG gAGGAGAAAAAGGAAGCAACAATACATAATGTTTTTGCAGTAATAAAAGGATGGGAAGAGCCAGATCGGTATGTCCTTCTGGGAAACCACAGAGACGCTTGGACATATGGTGCTGTTGACCCCAATAGTGGAACTGCAGCCCTTCTTGACATTGCTCGACGATATGCCCTGCTGATGCGGTATGGGTGGGTCCCACGGAGGACTATTATTCTCTGCAGTTGGGATGCCGAAGAGTTTGGGATG GTCGGATCTACTGAATGGGTTGAGCAGAACCTTGTGAACTTGGGATCTAAAGCTGTTACGTACCTTAATGTTGACTGTGCAGTTCAAGGGCCAGGGTTTTTTGCCCGTGCAACTCCTCAACTAGACAATCTCATTATTGATGTTACGAAAAAG ATTAAGGATCCTGATTCGGAGGACATGGAAGTATACCAGACATGGTTTGCTAGAAACAGTGGAATCGAT ATTCAGAGGCTCGGTGGAGTTGATTCTGATTATGCTTCATTTTTGCAACATGCAGGCGTTCCATCAATTGATTTGTACTATGGAAAAG ATTTTCCCGTCTATCACACTGCTTTCGATTCCTTTGACTGGATGACCACGTACGGGGATCCACTATTTCGCCGTCATGTGACTG TTTCCGGTATATGGGGACTTTTAGCCCTTCACCTTGCTGATGATCTTATCTTACCATTTGACTACTCGGCTTATGCTACTAAGTTGCAG gATTATGCGAAAACTTTGGAGAACTTGTTGGGAAGTGATCTAGATCTACGTCCTATAACCTCAGCCATCCAGGAATTTACCATTGCAGCTAAAGAAGTTGTATCAGAAGCGAAG GAACTAAGAGAGCAAATTACCAGCGATGACTTACTGATAATGAAGAGACGGTCCTTGAATGATAAGTTGATGCTTGCAGAGAGAGGTTTTCTGGATCCAGAGGGTCTTCAAGGAAGGGAATGGTTCAAGCATTTG GTATACGGACCTCCTGAAGACGATGAAAGCAAGCTGGTTATCTTTCCTGGGATAGCTGATGCCATTTCTAGAGCAACTAGAATGCCTAAAGAACAAGAAGGGAAGTCAGCAATCCAACATGAGATATGGAAGGTTGCTAGAGCGTTTCGAAGGGCTGCTACTGCTCTTAAAGGAGAACTCTTTTAA